The Carassius carassius chromosome 5, fCarCar2.1, whole genome shotgun sequence DNA window TGCTTTCCTATTCTATTGCAGTACTTTGAGGTCAAACACTTATAGATATGCAGTGCCCCTTGtcgattagcattgcattatGTAATGGATAATGTTATTCTGCCATaacaactggctggatgtacattatcccgcttattacacgaATACTTGCCACAAATGTAGATAATTATACACGAAATATTGACCAGTTTGTTAATCTTAAAATCCATTACAACGTACAAAACAATcgtagcaaaatggcagcagcagTTTTTGTATCAAAGGAGTCCGcaataccaggatgacataattaaatagttgtacaccattttgaatcgcgttttaatattttaatagctcaacaaacgcaaagcttccaccaagGGAAACTGTTCCTAGCAAGAGTACAGCACTGACTTCAGTTACacggatgagcctgtgttatcagATTTTACTGGTTGTTATCCAGGGATAACATACCTCAGAATgtcacgactgaccaatcagaatcgagtATTTCAGAGCCGTGcaataagtaagggataatgtacatccagccagttgttACCACAGAATAAACcctgacagggtgatcaggaccccaACGCAATGCGGGGttattctgagataacaaccAGCTGGATGTACATTTTGCAGCTTATTATACACATTCATGACAAATCAGATATTGTGCTATTAAAAATGTGACAGCATTGGACAGAAGGGTGACAAATTAAAGGAAAACATGTTTCATGGTTCAAACTGTAAAGTtcagtaatatttaatatttattatgaatgcaaTGCAATTACAATTTCGAGAAGTTTTAAGCACTGCATCCaaaattcaagcacttttcaaACCTCGAAAACACTACATTaaaattcaagcactttcaagGATTTCCAACAACCGTATGATCCCTACATAATCCAagtggaaagaaaatatttttgcacGTTGCTAGaattgtctgctaaatgaatatacAAGATTTTTGATAAGTTAAAAGTAATAAACTCAGaggaacaaaaaaatttaaaaaagattttattttggaCGCAGGAAATGGTAGAAATATTTACAAAGCCAGTACAGTGTTAGACGTCTGGGAAGAATTGGTCACAGGAAAGAGCTTTAAAAGGCTACCAAGAAACTACTAAGTGTGTGCAAGTCAAGGCCCAGGATTCCTCTTGGATGGCGGCTCACCCTCTGCCTCTTCTGCCTTACGCTTCTGTGATGAAGATGAAAATCACATTTAGTTTTTAATGACAAATGTATCAGTGTCAAATGTATCTACTCAATGTTGTTATACATTTAGACTTTAGCTTtgtaatagaaaacaattataactattgtgaaaaattatcctGAATAAAGGAtacaggtttttttgttgttgtacctTGGATATTTCAGACTGCATCAGTTGGTCTGCAGTGCTTCTCATTCCGTCATCCTGTTacacaaacataacattttacatttgcaGAATGCTGTTTTTTAGTTTACTTTAAGCGATCCCGTTTCAAACACTATTAAAAGGTTGACAACTATCAATACTAGCTGAATAATGCTCAACCACATTTTTTTAGTTAGTGGGTTTTTCAGCACGCACGTTCAACCATGGATGTGTCAACGCCTCTTCCACGCTCAGACGCTTTTCAGGATCCACAACCAGGAGCTTCTTGATCAAATCTTTGGCTGAAAGACAAAGCGACTATATAACTTGCACTGTATACAGacaatataaactgatatgatgtACATGCTATTAAACGATCCAATTGTCAATGGAGAGCAAATACATTACCTTCATTTGAGACCTTCTTCCACTGAGATGGGATGAATTGGTATTGGCCGTTAATGATCTGTTCACGCACCGACATGGTGGGGCACTCAGAGTTAAATGGAGGATAACCACCCAAACTATGacaatacagacacacacacagctttaggAAAACATGGTATACGTTCATGTTCATTCAAGCTCAGTTCGCATGAGTTTCGATTAAGGGCTCAACATGTACACATCTTTCTAAATGTTTTGACCAATGACATGTCATTTCTGAATACTATGAAAGTATTTTCAAtagcactttacaataaagtctcATTTGTGAATATTAATGCAGAATTAACAATGaccaatatatttattaatatattttgcaaGCATTTGCAAATGCTAAAGTAATGCTGGATCCCACTGATTCATATTTACTCATTCAAGTTTAATCTCCACTAACCAGATGAACAGTAGGACCCCCAGGCTCCAGTAATCGACTGCTTTGGTATATCCTACAGTCGCAGCGTGTGTGAACACCTCCGGGGCGAGATATGTGGGCGTCCCACAGAGCGTCTTCATTAGGGAGGATTCCTCCAAAATCTTGGACTGATTGAAATCTGTGATCTACAAAGCATTGAGAATTGGCATGTGTGGGGAAAACAGGTTATTTCAGGTTCAGGATTATTTCTGTGCATCCCGTTTAAACTACAAAGACAGAGGCTTGGGCTGGATTGCTGAACTTTGGAACTGTGACAATTAAAGGAGAACGATGTCAGAATCGGTTTCAAAGCTCACAGGCAAACACACCTTAATCAAACAATTGTCGTCATGTGAAGCCAGCAGCACATTCTCAGGCTTGAGATCTCGATGAATAATCCCGTTATTGTGGAGATACTGGAGAGAATAAAAcagaacatttttcaaaaatgttctttGCATTTCACCTCTGCTATAGCTTGTCTCCTAGTCTGGCTTTTGAATAAACCTGGCATTGTACACTGTAGGAATATTGTTGGTTCTATGGCAAATtgcttttgcatttttattgtaaGCAGTTTTAGAtagaagcatctgctaaatgcattctgTCTTGAAGATTGCTTTTCCTTTAAAAGCACACTTGCGTGAGATTCTACACACAAGTAATGGGCATACAAATTTGttgattgttaaaaaaataataataataataataataaggaacaACAACCTTCATTAACAGTTTTGAAATGGAAAGTATCAACAAAATAAATGGTTTCTGGTAACCATTAAACATactatatacattaaatattatacatacaaaagtttggggtcagcaaggtTTTTTATATTATCCTTCTCtcacattgatttattttttaatcagtaaggatgcattaaattgatcagaagacACAGTGAAGATATTTTTATTCAATCAAAATATTctcatttcaaataatatatttgcattttttttaaatatattattttctatcAAACTTGTTTCTTCTttcgaactttctattcaaataattctgaaataaaatattcccctaaaatattaagcagcacaactttttccaacattgatgataatcagaaatgtttcctgagcctcaaatcagcatatttgaaggattttttaaggatcatgcgacactgaagactggagtaatgatgctgtaaattcagctttactaaatttattaaatgtattcaaggaataaacaacattttaaaatgttttcaaacagaaaacttttcttttaaattgaaacaataacaatattcctatttttttctttactgtatttACTCAAAATGCAGAATACGAGAAAACCTTTTGAACGGTAGTTGCCATTTCAACATGGTACTACAAAGCAGTCTTTTTCCATTCTAAATGTTCAGTTGACTGATTTGAATGGTTTGAGACACTATGGTTAAGCAGTGAAGGTTCATGCTTGTGctcatttataaaacacatcaAGAGGAAGACGCCATCTGAGGCATCTCTCAAAGACGTACCTCCACAGCCCTGAGCATCTGATAAAAGTAGAGTTTGGCGATTTCTTCCTCCAGCTGTTTCTTGGCCTTGATCCTGCCAAACAGCTCTCCTCCTTCAACACTATTCACAGCACAGAGATAATGAAATTATTcaacaataaacatttaaaacctctgcaaaaagaaaaaaacaacaacaacaacaactgaaagTTACAGGAATATGAAGtgcttttaaaaaagtgtttCCTTGTCTAGTAACTCAGGGTAACTTTTCTTTATAGtatctaaaactgaaattatcTGTCCCCAAGTAAATTCCGTCTGTGAGTTCATGTTGCTAACTATTCTTCAACAAAGCACCACTGGAACTTACTACTCCAAAACAATGTAGTAAGAATCTTCTGTCTGGTAGAAATCTTCTGTCTTGATCAGGCACGGCTGCAGGGAAGAGAAAAACCATGAGATGTTTTATCTATAGCTCTGTAGCATTTAAAGACTCATTCATGGCTTACATGATcaattttctttaaaatttctattTCCCGTTCTGCATTTCGTGTGGCCGTCTGtggaacacaaacaaaaaaataatcagGTATGAGTCATTTTAAACATTAGCATGTCCGAACAAAATCCTAAagcattatactttttttttttttatgcatacacATCACCTTATTATGAGTTGCTAATTATGATTAACTTCAAATTAGGGTTGTACCTATAGATGATATAATTATTATCAGAGATGAGTCAGATTATTATTAGGCTAGTAAAACTATCTTATTAATATTAGAGCTTTTTTGTttccattacatttatttttccatgTTTTTCCATGGTTAGTGtcataaccaatcacacacgattatgttgagcttatgaatgcaacggccaatcagaggtgttcagatgtgTCATCAGTTTTGTTGTTCAGCGTGTGGACTGAATTCAGCTCttgcaaattctctcatcataaacaacaaaggcAGATGTACATGTCATGTAAGAATAAGAGATATATTTATCATACAGTGTAGATAGCTTCGCTGATTGTaatgagaatgttttttttttttttttttttttttttttaaagagcataTACTCGCACTAGAAAGTTAATGTTCTTTGGAAATGTCCTTTGCTACATTGTTATGTTAAATACAAACAcagtcatattaaaaacattaggCTGCTTTTAGTTTTATGCTGGAGTCGGATCACTTTCCGGCAATGAATAAATTAGCaagataatattgtgtatcgacgATCTCACAGGCTGATGATGGGACGATATGAAAGTTGAGCATATCGTCCAACAACGCTTCATATAACAACTATGTCTATTCAACTTTTCATTTTCACGAAGCGACCTACTGTTTGGTGTAAAATTTTATTAATCAGCGAGGAAtgattaaattcataaaaaaagtatCTCAGTttcaataaaagtataaaaaaactgttttcaagacGGAAGaaagtagggctgggtattgttcaaaaaaTTTCGATCCGGTgacaatttcgatacctcagtttcaataccggttcctaacgatacttttttcgataccatatgttttaaaatccatttcaacatcaacacaaatacattaaacacaaaacttttatttttcaccttaattaaaacaaattctggtaacacttcacactcaggataacattattaatacaactggttgtgctttctGGATAGGGGTGTGCCAGCAGACACTCAGGATGGGTATCAATCCTAACTTgaccaaaattaacaaaaaagagAAACCTTTTTGCCATAAAGGCAtaaaaggcatcgaagttcggtacccagtcCTAGAAGAAAGTAAGGTAAAAAAACACCCCATTTTCAAAACACCCCAAAAAACCAAATcagagcaaatcagcatattaacactgatttctgaaggatcatgtgacactgaagactggagtaatgatgctgaaaattcagctttgataaaataaataacatttttatatatcaaaatagaaaatagtcattttaaattgtaataatatatttcacaatattaatgtttattagggatgtaatgattcactGAACTCACGATTCAATTcacaatttgatttttttaacaaaatgagacacaagacattatacagtaaattaaaagGTGTTGTTTTATTAGTCTAGTGCTGCACACTTCTCTGTGAAGTGGAAATATAACAAAACTAAGTTGAAATTTGTaaacaaaccccaaatcaaaCAAGTTACACAAAAGAAATCTCTCAATATGaacaaactaaggctttgtccgtgctctttccatttaaaattagaaggAACCACTGGATTTTAATCataatccaaacaaagatgcagcaTACATGCAGCATGAGTAGTTTCTTATCGAAATTAGACTGTATAATttcgaaatttgaagcaaaaatggtttgactttagttttgtgaaactatacataaaacaTATCTGAACGAACCGCAGATGAGCTgaatgagacgcagattcactctctgccaccAGGTGGCACTCATGAACAGCAAAAATACAGTGTTTCctgggttaccgctgtaaacaacgCAGAGCTGCGCTCATGAACACTACAAGATGAAAACAATATACCATGTAAACCTTTCTAAAGATACATTCATATACATTTCttctcagagatacattcatattaaTCTGCTACTCCAACTGTATCGTGATTTGTTTGGCCATTTGAAccgtcacatatttgaatcgattttaGACCAGCTCACGGTTAATCTTTGCATCACTATCATTTATACTgttcttttgatcaaataaatataggcttggtgagcataggaaaaaaaaaataggaaacaaTGTTTCTAATAATCTATACATATACCCAGTTCTTACCCCTATTGATGGGAAGTCGTGTTTGTTTATGGTTTTCAGAGCAACTTTTTTACAGGTTTCCTTTTCAAGGGCAAGTTTAACTTCACCACAGACACCTCTGTCAGAAAACATAAACAGAGGTTTTTGGGCTAAGTACAAtaaactgcaaaaacaaatgtACACTGCAATCAAATACAACTACAGGTGCTGGtctataattagaatatcatcaaaaagttgattctaatctaatctaatctgaaaaactaattccattcaaaaggtgaaacttgtatattctattcattcattcattcattacacacagactgatatatttcaaatgtttatttcttttatttttgatgattataactgacaaattACCAAAATCCAAAATTCAGCATCTCAGAAAatgagaatattgtgaaaaggttcaatattgaagacacctggtgccacactctaatcagctaattacaacccgaattccggaagagttgggacgttttttaaattcaaacttttgaaaagaaagggagatgctacaccatggtaaacacgccccgtcccaactattttgagacctgtagcagaaatcaaaattgaaatgagctcattttgtgcataaaattgtaaactttctcagtttaaacatttgctacgttatctatgttctattgtgaataaaatattggctcatgtgatttgaaattcctttagttttcattttaataaaatttaaaaaacgtcccaacttttccggaattcgggttgtaactcaaaacacctgaaaaggcctttaaatggtctctcagtctagttctgttggctacaatcatggggaagactgctgacttgacagttattCAAAAGActaccattgacaccttgcacaaggagagcaagacacaaaaggtcattgcaaaagaggctggctgttcacagagctctgtgtccaagcacattaacagagaggagaagggaaggaaaaaacgtggtagaaaaaaaaagaaactgtacaagcaatagggataaccacaccctggagaggattgtgaaacaaaacccattcaaaaatgtgggggactttcacaaagagtggactgcagctggagtcagtgcttcaagaaccactgcgCACAGATGTAtgtaagacatgggtttcagctgttgcattccttgtgtgaagccactcttgaacaacagacagcgtcagaagcgtctaaagacaaaaaggactggactgctgccgagtggtccaaagttatgttctctgatgaaagtaaattttgcatttcctttggaaatcagggtccaagagttgcttgaggtccagtgtaaagtttccagtcagtgatggtttggggtcccATGTCATTTACTGGTGttagtccactgtgttttctgaggtccaaggttaaCACAGCCGTACACCCGGAAGTTTTagagtagggctgaaacgattcctcgagtaactcgagtaacttgattacaaaaaatgatcgaagcctcttttaatttattttacatctcacgtcaggttcttttgcaatgatttttttaatgtgacacaagcgtttacatcacccacaaagcgaaaggagacacaagcgctgcgtccgaaatctcatactgcaaggagccagcagtgttttgatttgagggcgcgggcaaatgtAAAGAGAACATGGTGGCGTGTGTCCAtagcaagatagagctggcattcCACAACTAGggtcctatgatttccgcgatgcagaaaacgcggagggaatcgcggaatccagtcataaaaacggaatttacagttaaacgcggaatggcacggaattagccaaattttgaattaattaatcaaaaataggtcattgcactggcatcaaatcacgatatggactaatatctgtaaatattaagccggaacagtctatttaaatatgaatcctgcatgttctgcgtgtctgtgttaatgaatggagcagaagcgcgtcttcctttattaatacacactgaagcacgcgtgacgctcgcggtgatttcagcatctgctgtctcactaaataagacgagaacacatgaacaacatctgcagaactgctctgacagtcatgagcatttgaccgtttgatttgagtcaAACTAGtgtcacatacacagaactgtaaaggtacgtcaacccgtcaaaataaaagtccagttaaTGACAGCAgaatgttcagcagaatgtacatagcctaccacttaaaaaaaaaaaaaaaaaaaaaaaaatcaaacattatttttttttttaaggtttaatcacacaacatttcttccatgttttatatttaatagtaaatcccctttgtttgccaaaaagttaagttaataatcaataattaaaagataaattaaattaatgttttatgtgtttaatgtgcatctcagaaaatgctttatttaaaaccccaactgaatggcacttaaatgcacttaattcatctgtcaactttcttgtcatagttcacagtacaagtacagaaacaatgggtaataatgaaaatgtttatttttgatgtatgcattgcattctatgcatttaaaaaaaaaaaattttttttttctaaaaaaggaaacttagttgttcattttaagagacctgtgacggtcacggagggaccgcacgttcaacatggacgttaatacgcacaaacacacaccgagagtGTTTGATGATACAAGAgttaattgtaattattgatcagagagtgaataaaatacctgcaaccctcaggccacactctccactgcagaaacaaacacagactaccttccattacaaagacattcacatttatactggtggccagcaccattaccacatgtggagggacaaactcacagaaaacactttacacatgttcccttaaatatacagagtctgaaagaaacatattggcatgatgttctacttaataaatctactttgatgttattaattcgttcacattaaacaggaaataacagcaacaactcggccacgtttcccctgaaacccccacgctcaattaatacatggtagattcccaccccaagcggaaccaataattcctgccattgtttcttaccaggactctaaaaatcacgggacaaacgctacacgggaacaatacacatagggtgcttctcaatatccctttACTGTCTATgcaatatccctcctcgtctcctcgctcctccgtcctccatcctatgacccggaaaccgatcgagcacagccatcttgaaggacatctcaattctctaattgcaccatgaggaggcgaggatcgaggagggaggaggcttcatgaggagcgatgagcgaggatacacaggtgtatcctatgcggaagtcttttatcgacttaacgtgacgcacgtataaatttcaaacagggcatcttgctttattaatatttattatgaatgtcttaacaaactttaacaacataagggcagatccctttaatcacagctggtgacactttgaagtaacgctgaagggagtgaggataaatcatttaacttgattcaagtcctccatcctcacgtcttttccttgcgtccttcccatgcatcctgaagaggtggagctaagacacgaggaaaggaagcgaggaaaggaaacgaggatgcacaaataagaattgagaagcacccatagTTTACAGgcatttcattcactctctgatcaataattacaataaactcttgtatcaccaaacagtctcggtgtgtgcgtattaacgtccatgttgaacgtgcggtccctccgtgactgtcacaagacccaggagtcttattttctcttgcataatattgcactttaattaagcaaaaacacattttatccaattactcgattaatcgttggaatttttggtagaatattcgattactaaaatattcgatagctacagccctattttagagcacttcatgcttcctgctgctgaccaactttatggagatgctgatttcattttccaacaggacttggcacctgcacacagtgccaaagctaccagtaccttgtttaaggaccatggtatccctgttcttaattggacagcaaactcgcctgaccttattgtgaagaggaagatgcgatatgccagacccaagaatgcagaagagctgaaggccactatcagagcaacctgggctctcataacacctgagcagtgccacagactgatcgactccatgccacgccgcagtgctgcagtaattcaggcaaaaggagccccaactaagtattgagtgctgtacatgttcatacttttcagttggtcaagatttctaaaaatcctttctttgtattggtcttaagtaatattctaattttctgagatactgaatttgggatttttcttagttgtcagttataatcatcaaacttaaaataaataaacatttgaaatatatcagtcagtcttatatgaatgaatataatataaaagtttcactttttcaatggaattagtaaaataaatcaactttttgatgatattctaattagatgaccagcacctgtatattgtgCAGGAAGCATCAGTGTGGTAAGAAATGTCTGCTAGGACCATAACTGCATAATGAAGCTTAGAGTAACTCCGTaaagaaatgttgaaggtttCTGAAAATGAGACATTCACTTACGTTCCAATCTTTCGTGCTATGTGATATTTTTTGCTGAACTCTAAAGGAAGGTTTGGTTGATCGTCCCCCATCTTATCGATGAACATaaaaactgtggaaaaaaaaaccccaatcaaatcagggattttttttttgtccttttagaCCTTGAAGCCTCTAGACACTATAATAATCTTTCATTTGTATGCAAAAATAAGGTCACAGTGATCCTGTTCAAGTGATTTATTGTATGAGCTGTAGTTTACATTTCATAAGCTCCTGAAAATTGTCACCTAGATGACTAACCTTGATGTTTTTGTTGTGCAAGGGCAATAACAGAGTTATTGCTAAGAAGTCTTTGCTTCCCGTTTCCTATTTTCTCGTCGTCCACCCATGTGCCGTTACCACTGAGGTCCTCGAGGTAGACGAGATTCTCATCCTGAAACAAGAGGTGAAAGTAAAGCAAGCCACGTGTTGAGTTAGGCCTGATGCAGACTGTGCTTTCCACAGTGAACCATGATTAATGTGTTCAGAGAGTGAAATCGTCTCATAACAGGGAGGTTATGGAGATACTGTtcaattatttctgttttttaaagagaacaaaaacaaattagaaaaaagataacatttcatgttttatttgataaaaactagTTTTACGAAGAGCTACTCAATGTTGGTCTTACCCTAAAAATCCTAAAGTGCTTCTTGCTGTATGCCTGGAAATGTGTTGACTCTTCTACAATGGGTGTTCTGAAAGAGTAATCGCATCTTCTGTCCCTTCCAAAGACATACTGGTTTTCAACGCAATCtggaaaaaattcaaaaaagctATATTTAGTactgttattgttaaataaaccgttaaaaatgatttttgttGGTTGAAAtgaacttgaaataaaaataacaaatattagatgaaaccATAAACTTACAAAACCTACATAAAAATGAGAAACGTTCCATACTTGTTGaccacaaactgaaataaaagtgaaagctgaagaactaaaaaaaaaaaaaaaaattaagctaaatagatttaaaacaaaactagtaaaaattacaaaagcacataataattctacttaaactaaaatttaaatacaaaaataaaagccaattcaaaacatgaataaatgctataatagtaaataatagtaACACAACACTGGCCATATTCCTGTTATACATTAATAGCTCAACAATCTCATAACTTTTAaagatctgttttttatttttatgcaagcTCTAATGACAGCATTTGTGGCGTAACATcacaaaaactaaaattgaaccttaaacacaaacaaataaagccACTAGTAGGGAAACACACATAATGTgaccagtgtttataatcagaaATAGGAGgctaacaattattttaaagcaCTTAAGCTCTTTTAAAGGTGTGAATGCTTTGGCAAGCAGATAAACTTCTGGTTTTTTATTACTGATAGGTGTAGTTTGCACCAAGTAAACCGAGTAGTCATGAATCCTTATTGGGACACCTTGCACATGCAGTATCTTGTCACCTACTAGTTTTACATGTTTAAACCACTGAAATGATCTTCGGTGATATCAAAACGTCATTACCAATGCTGTAAACAGCACTTAACTTGACATCCTTTTGACTGCTTTGTAATATGACACACATAGGGTAAGAGGTCGGATATACAATCTATTTGGTCTGTTATATGCCAGTGTGCTAATCTGAATATATCGGAGTCATTTTGCAGTGAGAAGTTGTTTTACTTTCATATTCTAGTTGCAACGGATCATAGAAAGACTATCAAACACACTTTCTACCTACACTAATTCCATTTACCACAAGTTTTGTATTCAGTGCATATCACACATTTTAACTGTATGTTTTGCACTTCAAATTTATATCTATATTAAACACAACAGTTTAAGTGAGAACTGACTTCTGGTCAAAAACCTCGCTGTTGCTCCAGTTTCTCTCATTAAGCACTGGCTTTTCATGTTTAAAACACTGACATTATATTCTGTGGTATCAAAGTTACATCACAAATGTTGTCAATGGCACTTGTACCAAACCCAGAAGAGtccattaattacatttatttgactgCTTTAAATATGATTaaccttattatatatatatatggtaagaGGTCAGAAATGCGGCCCATTTGGTTTGTTATTGATACCACACTTGTTCAAAAACCCTTGGGAACTAATTATA harbors:
- the LOC132140671 gene encoding serine/threonine-protein kinase Chk2-like → MSEEAGPSGQSQSQSQSQTQSQTQSQPGSSSSSAPTSSSQGSSSGSGTLSSVDTVPVQELQSIPEDEEEVQPQVWGRVIPLVHGLSVLNCVENQYVFGRDRRCDYSFRTPIVEESTHFQAYSKKHFRIFRDENLVYLEDLSGNGTWVDDEKIGNGKQRLLSNNSVIALAQQKHQVFMFIDKMGDDQPNLPLEFSKKYHIARKIGTGVCGEVKLALEKETCKKVALKTINKHDFPSIGTATRNAEREIEILKKIDHPCLIKTEDFYQTEDSYYIVLEYVEGGELFGRIKAKKQLEEEIAKLYFYQMLRAVEYLHNNGIIHRDLKPENVLLASHDDNCLIKITDFNQSKILEESSLMKTLCGTPTYLAPEVFTHAATVGYTKAVDYWSLGVLLFICLGGYPPFNSECPTMSVREQIINGQYQFIPSQWKKVSNEAKDLIKKLLVVDPEKRLSVEEALTHPWLNDDGMRSTADQLMQSEISKKRKAEEAEGEPPSKRNPGP